From one Candidatus Sericytochromatia bacterium genomic stretch:
- a CDS encoding lipocalin family protein encodes QEWQTPGSTGETYWEGSVKASGTRRGKPLGGEGYVELTGYARRFAAPI; translated from the coding sequence GCCAGGAATGGCAAACGCCTGGGTCGACGGGAGAAACCTACTGGGAGGGCAGCGTGAAGGCCAGCGGCACCCGGCGGGGGAAGCCCCTCGGTGGAGAAGGTTACGTTGAACTCACGGGCTACGCCCGGCGCTTCGCGGCACCCATCTGA